The Wansuia hejianensis genomic interval TTCTGACTGTTTCATCAATATCTTTGACTTCCACGATAAAGCACGGCTGATCGCCCCACTCCTCGCTGACCGGCACGAGAAAGCCGTATCCGAAGGAACAGACTCTCGGCTCCCAGTCGGCAGTTCCGGGACCGGTTGCACAGTACATGACCGGATTTTCAGGATCGGTACCTTCTACATCGATGATATCCCAGCCAAAAAGATCCTCATAAAAGGAACGCATCTCTTCCGCCTGGCCTTTGTGATACCGCATAATCCATCTCCTCACCCGGCCGTCTCCCTTCTGAGGAATAAAATCTTTGGCCGGATGGAAGGAAAGGTCAAAGGGGTCTCTGTCGGGATCTACCACGGGCGGATCCACATGGATTCTTCTCTTGTCGATACTTCCGCACCACGGCTCCTCCAAGAACTGTGAACGGGGAGCGCCGCAT includes:
- a CDS encoding VOC family protein, whose protein sequence is MKKIYTCFACGFPIAFEETEVPKACPGCGAPRSQFLEEPWCGSIDKRRIHVDPPVVDPDRDPFDLSFHPAKDFIPQKGDGRVRRWIMRYHKGQAEEMRSFYEDLFGWDIIDVEGTDPENPVMYCATGPGTADWEPRVCSFGYGFLVPVSEEWGDQPCFIVEVKDIDETVRKAVKCGGKQVKGKFELLGDTYSVIEDSEGNLYCLWELPDSVPDYCIQGVINTGAQ